The genomic region ACTGGAAGGCTCACAGCTTGAAAGGTGCAAGTGCTATTAAGGCCAAGTAAAAGCATGTCAGTCTCCACAGGTATCTCTAGATAAGGATTTATGGCAGttcagataaaaatatttgaaaatgtgATGCTGAAGGCAGATGTACTGCTGCTGTGTTGTTCCATTCAGACTAATAGGTCTCATTCAGTTGGGGCTAATCTGAGTTACAACTGAAAATCTGCTCTTTGCCCCGTTTTAAGCCTAAGACCAGTATACAGCTTGGGAAGTCTAACAAATCACagttggttttgctttcctttcattCTAATTCCTTCTGATTTGTGTTGTGTTGTAGGTTGTCGTTAACTCTGTTGGCAATGTCTATGATTTTATCAGCCTCTGTAGTCCGTGTGAGGGATGGACTCCCACTGTCTGCATCTACAGATTATGACCAGAGCTCAGGAATGCAAGAATgtaggaaatattttaaaatgctctCAAAGAAACTTTCTCAGCTTCCTGATAGATGCACTCTGAAAACCGGGCAGTATAACATAAAGTAAGACTTGTCTTATATATGTGTTTGCATCTGTTGGATCTCTAAGCTATTAAGTTGTCAGTTCTCATTAGAAATAATTAATCAAATTAAGCTTAATTCTTGGCAGTACTTATATATCAGAAATGTAAAACTGAGAAACTGTAGAAAGCTTTGAAACCTACTCAAGCTTTGGTGGAAGTTCTAATTGGAAATAGGcagtatttttataaatatattgacctactagaaatatttttttagatTTCAGTATTGTTTCTTATTTGAAAATGACCAGAAGTGTTCTTCCCAATGTTAGTTCAATtagtatttgtttgttttctctctttgatCTATGCAAATTATAAAAGGTATTGAAGTACTTTCATCACTCAGTGTTTCTGAAAGTTTGTTGTTAGGATGTTGCAGAATTAAGCCCTTTTATTGTACTGTCAGAATTTCTATTGACTTCAGAGAAAAGCATAACTCAGTAATTATTTCATATGGCACACAGGGAATGGGAAGGGTGGTAATGGTTTTTCTAGTGCTAAGGCAGTGCCTAGTAAAGCCTTGAATAAGTGAATGGAGCCTGCCTATTCTACTGCTACATCCAGCATTTTCACaaaaatgttggggtttttttgttttctcttcacgCTTTTGTGATttgacttttttaaaaataactattCCAACATTTTTTTAGCTAGTCAATTTCATAGTGTACTGGCATGAGAACACTGAATAATGCAGAAGAcgctctcttttcccttttgcatcATGAAACTTGGATTATCATGAAGCAATTCTTTGAATTAATTGTTTACTCAGAATTTTGCTTTATATATGACCTTTCTCCTGCGTATTGGTAACTAGGTGCACCTGTGTGTAGTTGGAAATTCAGTTGCACTTTAACTGAACCGAATTCTGATTTTAGTTTAGATATGCTCTTTTAAATGAGGTGAGTAATTTCATCCTAACCCCTAGCACGCATGTGCAAGTTCTAGAGGTGGAAAGTATACCACCTGCATGATCCTGGGAAGCTCTCAACCTTCTCTGCCTCCCATTGGTATATGTGAGTTTTCAGCGTTTCTCAGGGTTAGGCCCAGCATGGACTAATTTTTCCagtcaatattttttttacaaCCTCAACAGTAGTTTGTAAACTTACCAGCTTAAAATAAACTTCTAAGAATGAAATGTAGGGCTTAGTTGGGATATATTTTATTACTTAAGTCTTTGATTATAAGTTGTCCATCAAGATTATGAAGAAATTTGAATGCGTCATGAAGATATGAGCTCTATTTAACAAATTCCCTAAAAACAATAGGGATATGTATACTGTAAACCGCCCCTTTCTAATTTCCTCTCGGCCTCTCTGGTCATCCTTGCAACTGTCTTTGGACAATGATGAATCCagtattctattttatttcctcACATATTAGAAAGAACCAAACACCCTTGCCTCCCAATCTGAAGATAAGCTTTTGCATTTTCGGGATGCACCAAATCATCTGTTCTGCATATATTCTACATacgtatacacacacacacacacatacaattTATATGTGTAACATAACTTCTCATCTATTCAGACAAAATGGTGTTAAAGTAAAACCTTGCCTAAAAGTACGTTGTTTTTCTTCTAGTAGTGTTGGACTTTTTCAGTAAATGTTAATTCCTTTGCTACCTCAAAGCAGATTTTACTTTTCTGATTATTGAATATAAGATCAGACTAGCAAGCAGTGAAATACTTGGATCTACATTTGAAATTTTGAATTTGTTGTCTCAATTACAGTTTTATAAGTTCTCTGGGAGTAAGCTATATGATGTTGTGCACTGAAAATTATCCCAGTGTCTTGGCTTTCTGCTTCCTGGATGAGCTTCAAAAAGAGTTCATCACTACCTACAATATGATGAAGACAAATACTGCTGTTAGACCGTACTGTTTTATAGAGTTTGGTAAGGATCtgccttttttcccttaattctcACACTAAGACAAATAAATAGATGGGCAACTTAATGCACACTAAACAGAAATGTCCAAGACCATTCATAGCTGTATTTCAGGTGGATTTAGAATCTAATTTGACTCTATTAGCATCGATAAAGGATTATATTTCTGTGGGCATTAAATTAGGCTGCTTGAGTTTTATCCAAACTTGTTTATAATCTCTCTGTGCGCTCCAGAAGGTTTTGATTTAAGCTTTGTGTGACCGAATCTGGAGCTCGTCCTCTCCTAGTTAGTAACACTGGGAGTTGTTTGACTTCATGCCTGTTGAAATACTTAACCTGTAAGCACACTGAGCTGAGTAAATTTCTCAAGTAAAGGACTGCAATTTTGTGTTTGCCCTTAgctgtgctgttttttttttcagtacatgAAAGGGAGAGATTTTTATTTGTCTTATGGTATAGTGAAGCATTTAATCTTCTGTCATGCAAGCTCCAAACACACCAGATCTCATACACACCAGATAACAGCTGTTACAGATTCCATTAAGGTCTGTCACTTTAATACTATCTGTTAGGCAGttactttaaatatttttataaaatgcATTAGAGCAAAACGAACTGCAGTTTTAGAAATATGGGGGAAGATATTCCACTTGGTTAATTCCTGCCTATAATTCAGTCAGACAATTTAAAAAGCATTCTTTATAATATTGTTGTCTTCCTTACAAAGATTTCTGTGaacacttttctttctgtcccAACGCCGCCTTTGTTCTACTAGTTGTTAAGTTAGAATATAGGTCTATTACAGTCTTTGTGTAATGGGATATTAATTTTCTCTGCCTGAATATTTTGCAAGTGCTTTTCATTCTCAGGTAAGTTTATATTTGAATGCAGGAGTTAATTTTTCATAAGGATATTTACCAAATTAATGTAAAAGCTAGAATGAGTGTGGTAAATCCATTCTATTAGCAACACATTCAGGCTCATGCAGAGAAAAATCATTAGTTTATTCAGTTATTAAGTAATTAGATTTCTAGagcttaatttttcttttacttcatgATTAAATAGCTCATGATATGTTAGCCACAAAACAGAAATAGCATGAAAATGTCCAAGAAAAATACAACCATTTCAAAGAATATATTTTAGTTTATTAATTACGTAGTATGTAAAGCTGCATCTTGGATTATTTAATAAAAGTCTGTGAGGTTAtatctttgtattttaaattttacaCAGATAATTTCATTCAGAGGACCAAACAGAGATATAACAACACACGCTCTTTGTCAACAAAGATGAATCTTGCTGACATGCAGACAGAAATCAAGCTGAGACCACCTTATCAAGTTTCTGTGTCAGAACTTGGTTCAGCCAATGGGTTCACAGGTTTACCTGTGCCAGAATACAAGGGTACTGGTAAGATATCTGCAGGTAAGTTTCAGGATTTTGGTTTCGTATACTTAAATATGCAGGTAGTAGAATTAACCTTTgttattatttctttaaaaaagctttttttttttttactatgatGTTCTTAAAGCGTAGAACTGCCACTACTTTCCATGTACTTAAGCTTAGATGCCTCTTTTGTCctctattcaaagtgcctgtcCTCCCAAAGTATTCTTGAGGGAGAAGTGGGTCTATTCAATAGAGTAAGTCTGCATGAATATAAGCAAATAAAGATGATTACTTAACAAGAGAATTCTTAACAAGgtgatctttctttttctgaccTTTCAAGATTTATGAAATTTTGTAGTACCTCTGTCAAGTAATACCTAGTGATGACACAAGCTAAGAACATGAGTTAGAGCAGTTTGGAGGGACAAGCATCTGTGACAGTGAAAATCCAAAGAGCTGTGCTGGCTAGAAGATGTTCTCTCTAAAATAAGTGCCTCTTGTGTGATGTTAATAGTAGCAATATTTGCCACATTCATGTAAGTAGTCATTGATTTTTCAAAACTTCCTCTATTTCAGGTAGGAGGTAAATTGGAATTGTGTGGTTGAACTGGGTTAAAGCTTTGTGTTTTTAAGTGAATGCTCCAGATCAGTTCGAGGTCCATCTTTAGATATtttccagcaggacagaaaACTTAAAACTCTCCAAGTCCTTGCACTAAGACATGGATTTCACATGTGAAGCAAACATCATGTGATTCCAGTTTTCCAAGTTTAGTGAAACAAAATCATAACTAGAATAAAAGGAAGTGTTAAGTTGTTACgatcttccctttttttttccagaagtgcCTCTGTCTATAAAGGTAGTTATCCTGGGCAGACATACATCAGTACTGTTCATTTTACAGTGTCAGGGTGAAAAGTCAATCATAAATGTTAACAGCTCTTCCTTTAGTTCTCTAATACAAGCAATCAGCTTAATTTTTGCAGTTTATATGTATTTTCCTGTCTCTCAATATAGTCTCTTTGCCATTGTTACCCTAATTGCTTTACTTGCTCCTAAGGATTCCTCTAGAAGGCTAAAAAACTACTTTCTGCTGAAAATGCCTGATTTGTACTGGTGGGGCCCTGATCCTGAGAATTCTGAGTACTATGAGGCAGTGTAGGAATAGCTCACAATCTCTGTACTTGCAATTTAACAGTATTAAAGATAGATTCTGGAAGATTAATAAAGAAAAAGTGTGAAGATACTTAAATTGTTTAGAAGAGTGGAATCTTCTAAGGTACACTATACATCCCCttacaaaaaccccacacataTAAGCAGTAGATGAGTAAAGGTATATAATGCTGGGATACCATTCCTTTGCTACTTTCGATGATTACATCGTTGATTTTTAAGTTCTAGTGTAATCCTGGCTTGTGGAAAGGTTATGGTGGCAAAGTGGCAACTGGTTAACTCTGAAAATTCTCTAGATTCAGACTTactgcagctggaaaaaaaaaatcagtaagcaTGAAGGAATTCGGCCCATGTCTAAACTGACTGTATTTTTGAAGTGGTCCATGTAGTAAGAGATGAAGTTTTTCTCACTTCTCTGGATAAAAGTGTTGGAAGATCATATTGGCCTAAACCAAAATGCATAAGgagcattttcctttttactgtaacataaaaattaaacaataaTTGGCAGATGATCTTCCAATGTATTTCACCTACCTTTCCACAAGTTGTCTTACAGAAGTAGTTCTGTTGTCTTCTTTCAATGTttactttcttctgtttttccccctttcagTTACTTTtaagtttcttcttcctctgaatTCCGTAGATCTCTCTGTTCAGTTATCCACTTCCTTCCTTGAATTGCTGTAGAAACTCACCAAGCAAATGGCTGTACATTATGAGAGGTTTGCACTTTGCTCCTTCTTCAGCTCTTCCAGTTTTAGATGCTATTGCGTAACAGTGTCTTTTTTAGCCAGTCTGCTAATAGCTTTGTATTTCTTTACATTCGTCGTTTCTCTCCACACTTAAAAAGAACTTTCTCTGGCTATTTGCTACCCACTCAGTTGGCTAGACTTCAAAGTTTCTCCTTTGCTCCAAGTATAAATCCTCACAAGAAGAGATAATTTTCCTGGTGCACTTTCTTGAATAGGCtgtccttttaaaaaatgtgacTTGCTGTAAGTGAATTAAGTATGTTAAATCAAGTTGGATGGCACACAGAGGGAGGAAGTTAGATAGATGCAAATCCTGTTTGGTTAAACAGAATAACTGAATTTGTTGTCTTAGTTTGGCTGTGCCAATGAAACATTGTGTGTTGCTTGCATATACTTGTAACTGGGTGAATACCTGAGGTCTAGTGTTCAGGCCTCCCATGTTGTTCAAGTAACTGAACATAGCAGCCATTTTCCATTAGTGGCAGTTGTGCTTTGtagtgaggaggaggagtaaTTACCAGTGTGTGGCACATAAAGTACATATTATGGATAGAATTTTGCTTCAAAGGTGAGTATCTGTGTTTGGCAGGCATTAGAAATAGGGTgacagcatggtttgggttaggaTAAATTTACCCTTTTCTGAGAATTTTTACAATGAAGGAGCAGTTGTCAAATCAGTTACTTTTGTGTGATGGTGTACTcaatggtttgttttgttttcatacaTTTTATCTTTAAATAAGTGTCCTTCCAAGTAATGCAGTTTCTCATGTTGGGTAAATTTCCTAGATTTTTATTTACATGTCAACATTTTAATTAAGAATTTGTGCGTTATTGATCCTTGGCTTGTGTTAGAGAGTTTTTGATATGGCAGTTATCAGATCTCTTAAGATTTACAGAGGTGCTGACTTAAGCTATCCTTTATCCTGCCTTCTCTGATGCTCCTCCTTCATTCTTCTGGTTTTGccttcaaatttttttttttttttggtatttaaaGGAGTCTTGTTGCTTGCTTTGTAATGCTAAAATGTATCAAGCCCTGGAGAGCTTAATTGACATCAGCAGTAGTTTGAAATGTCCTTTGAagtttttgtatttgttttcgTATTTTACtaagaaagaaaagttaatGTTTTATGATCCTTCTTACACTGTCTTGATTTAGCTGGCAAAACTCTTTACTTTTCTCTCTGTGGTTCTCAAAGAAGTGTTTTAAATACCGTTTTAACACGTGATTCTTTAAAGTTACCCCAATAAATTTGGAAGATGGGATTGTGAACAAACTGTATCCACCAGTTAATGAAGTGCAATTACTTTTGGCTAAAAACAGTCTCATACACCTGCAGCTTTTTGCCACTCTCTAGATGAAATGgtgtaaaaaacccaaaccaaatcaaccaGTCACTGAAGAAGAATGGTTTGGTATGCAAATAGTATATGTAGCCTTAACTGAGTGGTTGCTGCTAGTATTCCTCTAATAGGTACTACAGTTAGAGAAGCTCTGAAAGTTAAACATGGGTTATGCTTTTGTTTAATAAATGCAACTAATTGCCCTATTAAATTTAGAACAAATGAGTTAACTGAACTaattttgtggtttatttttaagttaTCACACACTCATAATTAGACAGCCCTGTCTGCTTATCAGTGTGAAATAGCTTTTGTCATTATTT from Indicator indicator isolate 239-I01 chromosome 5, UM_Iind_1.1, whole genome shotgun sequence harbors:
- the SEC22A gene encoding vesicle-trafficking protein SEC22a — encoded protein: MSMILSASVVRVRDGLPLSASTDYDQSSGMQECRKYFKMLSKKLSQLPDRCTLKTGQYNINFISSLGVSYMMLCTENYPSVLAFCFLDELQKEFITTYNMMKTNTAVRPYCFIEFDNFIQRTKQRYNNTRSLSTKMNLADMQTEIKLRPPYQVSVSELGSANGFTGLPVPEYKGTGKISAAPHQRLEPVTLTGIVSFVLSLLCGALNLIRGFHAIESLLQSEGEDFSYVIAFFLGTAACLYQCYLFVYYTGWRNAKSFLTFGLICLCNMYLYELRNLWQLFFHVTVGAFSTLQIRLRQPQGKSPDYNV